Part of the Mercenaria mercenaria strain notata chromosome 8, MADL_Memer_1, whole genome shotgun sequence genome is shown below.
AGGagttatttaattttcttattttttagctctggctgccacTAAACAGTgtcaagtgccccaatttgaagaaaattggacaaggaccttataatgatgctacagaccaagtttgatgaagatccatcaagctgttgcTGAGAGGAAGTTGTTTgagtaattatttcttttttagctctagcaacctTTAAATGcatcaagcagaaccatttgaataaacttcgCAGTGTACTgtgcaaggatgctacagaccgaGCTTGGTGTAATTCCGACCACTAGTTTCTAAGAAAATGTTTCCATAAATTGTGGACAGTGGACACCAGACTATCCACCTCCACCTATTGCTGAACCAGGATCTCCAATTAAGGTGAGCTGATACtagtatatctttaaaaatcTATACTTACAACTGTTACTTTCTCTAAAGGATCTGAGCCCTGTAAGAAAAACATAACttagttaaaataaatataaaaccatCTGCATCATAAACAGAGAAACTCAGCAAATCAACTTGCAATACATTATATAATCTTCTCACATAAATTTGTAAGAGATCGAATTATTTTACCAACAGCTTTATTTTGGAACATGGTAAAACTGTTTTACACAGCTACAATATGTCACAGGGTGTAAAAAATGTGTAGGCAGACTGATGTTCTACCTTCTTATAACCAGACTGCTTAATAATGAATCAAATCCATAACCATGACAATTTGACAGCAGACATGAATATATATACTTTACAATGtgcaacatatacatgtatactgtacAAGGTGCATTATTGAATCAGGAATGTTGTATCATGAAATTTGCCCTTACTGGGATATCCCTATCAATTATTGTCTACTAGTCTGGCAAACAGATTTGGCTTTATTGTTAAGAGATCCAGTAGTGAAGATTTTGAGCTACAAGTATAATCATTGTCATCAACAGAGGCTGGTTAGACACTACAGACTGTGATATATTCACTCCCTGTCTTACCTTTATATTCCTGAAGCCCCTGTATGTTTGACAGACATTCAGCTGTACAACTATAGAATCTTACCAGTCCTTTACATTCCTGATGCCCCTGTATGTTTGACAGACATACAGCTGTACAACCATAGAATCTTACCTTTACATTCCTGATGCCCCTGTATATTTGACGGACATACAGCTGCACAACCATCGAATCTTACCGTTATATTCCTGATGCCCCTGTATGTTTGACAGACATACAGCTGTACAAGTATAGAATCTTACCTTTATATTCCCGATGCCCCTGTATTTTTGACGGACATACAGCTGTACAAGTATAGAATCTTACCTTTATATTCCTGATGCCCCTGTATGTTTGACAGACATACAGCTATACACTATATTTTATATTCCTGATGCCCCTGTATGTTTGACAGATATACAGCTGTACAACTATAGAATCTTACCTTTGTATTCCCGATGCCCCTGTATGTTTGACAGATATACAGCTGTACAACTATAGAATCTTACCTTTACATTCCCGATCCCCCTGTATGTTTGACAGACATACAGCTGTACAACCATAGAATCTTACCTTTACATTCCTGATGCCCctgtatttttgacagatatACAGCTGTACAACTATAGAATCTTACCTTTACATTCCTGATCCCCCTGTATGTTTGACAGACATACAGCTGTACAACCATAGAATCTTACCTTTACATTCCTGAAGCCCCTGTATTTTTGACAGACATACAGCTGTACAACTATAGAATCTTACCTTTATATTCCTGATCCCCCTGTATTTTTGACAGACATACAGCTGTACAAGTATAGAATCTTACCTTTATATTCCTGATGCCCCTGTATGTTTGACAGATATACAGCTGTACAACTATAGAATCTTACCTTTATATTCCTGATGCCCCTGTATGTTTGACAGACATACAGCTGTACAACCATAGAATCTTACCTTTGTATTCCTGATGCCCCTGTATGTTTGACAGACATACAGCTATACACTATATTTTATATTCCTGATGCCCCTGTATGTTTGACAGATATACAGCTGTACAACTATAGAATCTTACCTTTATATTCCTGATGCCCCTGTATGTTTGACAGACATACAGCTGTACAAGTATAGAATCTTACCTTTATATTCCTGATGCCCCTGTATGTTTGACAGACATACAGCTGTACAAGTATAGAATCTTACCTTTATATTCCTGATGCCCCTGTATTTTTGACAGACATACAGCTGTACAACTATAGAATCTTACCTTTATATTCCTGATGCCCCTGTATGTTTGACAGACATACAGCTGTACAAGTATAGAATCTTACCTTTATATTCCTGATGCCCCTGTATGTTTGACAGACATACAGCTATACACTATATTTTATATTCCTGATGCCCCTGTATGTTTGACAGACATACAGCTGTACAACCATAGAATCTTACCTTTATATTCCTGATGCCCCTGTATGTTTGACAGACATACAGCTATACACTATATTTTATATTCCTGATGCCCCTGTATGTTTGACAGACATACAGCTGTACAAGTATAGAATCTTACCTTTATATTCCTGATGCCCCTGTATGTTTGACAGACATACAGCTATACACTATATTTTATATTCCTGATGCCCCTGTATGTTTGACAGACATACAGCTGTACAACTATAGAATCTTACCTTTATATTCCTGATGCCCCTGTATGTTTGACAGACATACAGCTGTACAACTATAGAATCTTACCTTTATATTCCTGATGCCCCTGTATGTTTGACAGACATACAGCTGTACAACTACAGAAGCCTCACCAAATGTAAAACTCCTCTTGAACCAAGATGATATGTTGtgtaacatgtacatgtacaccaTACAGCATACTGCTATAATAAGTGCATCTAGAATGAACAAAATCAATCTTCTGTCAGGGTACAATTATACATTTACTATCTCTCTGAATGCAGTAAGTCAGACATGCTTTACTGCTGCACTGTATGGGTCATTGTGTATGGGTTGTTGCTCAAGATAATTACAATTTAAACTCATTAATTTAACACAAAGTCTTGCAGTCAAAATCAGTTCACATATAAGTATTTACAGGGCTGTCATGTTTGACTTTTCAAATTTTGGTATATAAAGATTCGTAATCTCTTCAGTACacaaaagatatgaaatattgcaACACAGCATgttattcaatttcttttttattggtTTCAAGGACCACTATAACATCAAGAGAAAAAATTAACCACCTTGATAGCCTAGTGGCTATAACAATAACTAATCGACTTACCAATAGGTTTCTGATACATCAGATTAGCTGTAAGACATGTATATACCACCACTATCAATATGCACCACAGCCTCGACATTGTTAATCCTTCACTGTACACGTAGCTTACAAGTGTGGCCAAAGCAAGAGTCCATAACAAACTTCTGTCTACAATAAAAAAGTTTAGGGATTCGGCAAAACAAAACTGATTCCTTTTTATCCTTAAAAAACATATGCTTTCTACTGATAATGTGTCTGACTATTTGAAAATTAATACTAGCTTACATTACAAAATCTTTACCACAATTTTCttagtataaaaggggcataatcttaTCAAAATTATTGGACTAGGTTCTGTAAGACCATTTGCTGATGCCAAAGACTTTAAGTAGAGTTTGAAAGTCCAAAAGTTGCAGAGAAACTAACTTACCAGTACACACAAAAGTTTTTATAAATGTGTACTGACAGTACAGCTAGAGaatgaaaaatctttttaaaattctgGCATTTTTCAACAAATTCAAACAACTGATGAACACTGCAATGATCATATGTTACCTTCCATTTCCATTCCATTAGCAACACTGGGTAACAAAAGACACGCCCACAGTCCTGCATCTCCTAGCCtaacatatatacaaaatacatttataataaatgtcacaaaacacttcttttaaaaaatctgtaaaatatacagagttaaaaaaaaaatctaacattatACTTTTTCTCAGAAAAATAATTCCAACTTAAAAGCTAATAGTGTTCTTACATTTCTGTTTCACAGTTGcagaaaaaaattatcaaatgtgaCACAATGAATCACTGTTGTATCACTGAGTGTGATGCAGAACAAATCAATGTCAAATCATTGAGTGCGATGCAGAATGAATCAATGTCAAATAATTTAGTGTGATGCAAACCGAATCAATGCCAAATCACTGTGTCTGCTGCAGAATGAATCAATGCCAAATCCCCGAGTTTGATGCAGAACGAATCCATGTCAGATCATCGAGTGTGATACAGaacaaatcaaggtcaaatcaaaaagtGTGTTGTAGAAtgatttgtttgtctgttttgtttgttttgggtttaacgcagtttttcaacagtatttcagtcatgtaacggcgggcagttaacctaaccagtgttcctggattctgtaccagtacaaacctgttctccgcaagtaactgccaacttccccacatgaatcagaggtggaggactaatgatatcagacacaatgtcgtttatcaaatagtcacggagaacatacgccccgcccgaggatcgaactcgcgaccccgagatccgtagaccaacgctcttacctattgagctaagcgggcgggctgttgTAGAATGAATCATATGCCAAATCACTGAGTGTAATGCAAAATAAATCAATGCCAAGTCACTGGGTGTGATGCAGAAAAGGTATAACTGCCAAATTACTGAGTGTGATGCTAAATTAATCAATTTCAAATCATTCAGTGAGATGCTTGACAATCAATGATTATGTCAAATCATTGAATATGTTGCTGAACAAATCAATTTTGAGTGTGATGCAGAACAAATCAATGTCAATTCATTGTactttcaaatcaaatttaacaTGAATACCTAAACAAATTTGGCTTTCCAGATGACACATATTGTTGGACAATAAAAGCCGCAAACACAGCCAGCAAGATGAcacctaaaaaagaaaaaagtaactttgaaatgttaacaaatggaaaaactgtattaaaaataaataggttaaaaatagtcaaaataatttgacattcagattgttttatttttgtgactggcaatctaaatgtcaaaactctgaaggaccaaaataatggaggatgaatcacagtacacggtcatgtaaagttattggttttttcgcttgcgcatattggcgtgTATACACGGAAAACGTTAATCgtatacagtacatacataggttttaatcaccagaaaatttgtaattttggatattatctgataatttttaaatttatataaatcaatgaggaattgaatccccttttgatacatgcaagttttatttgaatttatggctaATTCGTGAAATAATTGGAATTTAAACCTGTAACATGTAAagcgtcagcagcgatgaaaatttcattggaaattgcttcaattgttttggtctttcaagtgtttgacgcaagaggggatattgcccatatgaaaaaaatatctcaatatttcctaggatcacattAGTTGGACTAGGTTAAAAAGACAGCAGGTTTccggggaggtggggggggggacaAATGTTCAAATTGGCTGGCTGTCTGGCTGAACTGATTTGCTCCAAGAGAGACAATATTCGCAGGGAGTGAGTTCCAAATCAATGTGAAGTCTGATACACAGACCAAATTACACCAACTGCTTGTAAAAAAGTGGAATTCATTAATTTGACAACGTTTACAACTGAATCTACTTACTATTTTCGATAAACTGTTTATAACCTGAGGTTGTTATGAAATCTTTGAGACAAACAAACAGGAATCCTGTCAAAACGACAGACATTTCTTCTATCTTCATGCTTTCTAATTATTTTGGACTTGCTGTAAAGGGAGGCCACTGCGTAAGAAAATTGACCATCTCCGTCATAAAACAGAAGGAATTTCATGCATAATtacagaaatgtaaataaaacgggtacatttagaatattttattacagatttACTCTTTGAATATCATTGGTGTTGATTTTTGTTtgtctaaaaaaatattttcgtttgttttttATGTAACCGATCTATATTTTGACCTTTCGTCTGTCgctgtcaaaaaaaaacaacaactgggACTGTTGCAGTCCTATCTTATGAACTTAAGTCATTTGTTTGTGAGAACTCTAAGTTCTTCGTAAGTATTTTGaatcttttattttatctaaTACAAATTGTTTATTGTACCATGTTCCTTTACAGCTGATCATTCGATAGATCGATCTACTTACCGTACTCTACTGTACCGTACCGTACCGTACCCCATTATTGTCTAACCCTTTACAGGGACGTAGAAAGTGTGATGATTGGTCTGTTTAATTTCCCAGTGACCTTTCATATGCAGCCTCAGTTTCAAGTGGCAAAGTTGTAAGTTAGTTCAGATGTTAAAAAATACTTGTAACATTCTTTTCGCAGATGACCGCTTTctctatataatatttatatcgCGATAAATAAAGACCATAGCTGACTGTATTACCCTACAAGAGGACCTGAGCAAGCTACAAGAATGGGAACACAAATGGAAGATGGAACTCAACCCCACCAAATGCAAGGTAACCCATATCTCACGAAAAAGAAATCCCATACAGTCCAGCTACACCATCCATGGTCACAACCTGACATCTGTCAAGTCTGGCAGATACTTGGGTGTAACCATAGCTGATGATCCCTCGTGGAAGCCACATGCTGAAATAACAGTGAAGATAGCAAACAACAGTCTTGCCTTCCTCAGAATGAATCTGACCAGCTGCCCACTAGACATTAAGGCCCAATCCTACAAGACACTGCATGTCAGACCCATACTAGAGTATGCATCACCAGCATGGGACCCGCACACCCAGGTTTGCATCCAACAGTTGGAAGCTGTTCAGCGCAGAGCAGCCTGCTACATCAAAGGCGACTACAGGACAACTAGCAGCACCAACCAGATGTTAGCAGAGCTGCAAATACAACCCCTACAGGAACGCAGACAGACTGCCAAGCTTAAAATGGTATATAGGATCACCCATGGACTAGTTGATATTCCTACTCCAGCCTACTTCCGCCCAGTCACCTCCTCTATGAGAGGTCATAACCTCGTCACCAGGTCCCTTTTTGTAGAACGGACAGCTATTCAATGCCATATTAGTACTTGATCATTCTATCACGCAAGTGACTTTGCaaaagcattttgttttgttttttgttatcccccgacgaaagtcgaagggatatagttttggcgttgtccgtccatccgtctttccgtccgtccttctggagccatatctaggaaatggttgggaatatttagataaaacttcatatacatgttcaccactatgagttcttgcggcccgccaagtttcagtcagattgccctagtatcaccagagttatggcccttagaagtttctagtgttaactatatagggtactataaatatggcaatttctgcatcataacttttaatatatttgacctagaactatgaaacttaaacagactttagatcaccataatgcggttgtgtacacacaatttcgtttggatttattttgtaaattaagagttattgccctttaactgtataaaaatccacatatttgtacattacaaacttaccatttggtagaatttcattaaatttctttcattcttttccatgaacatttattgtaaacatgtgaagttctgTGCCCACACCTGGTCatccccttaccttgatcacacccctttttttcaaacaaacatcatatacatgttcaccactatggggttatggggcccatcaagtttcagtcagattgcccaagtaacaccagagttatggcccgtagAAGTTTCTTGTGTtgactatatagggtactatagatatggcaatttctgcatcataacttttgatatatttgaccttgaactatgaaacttaaacagaatttagagcactataatgtggttgtgcacacacaatttcatatggatttcttttgtaacttcagagttattgccctttaattgtctaaaaatccacatatttgtacataacaaacttaccatttggcggaatttcattaaatttctttcattcttttccctgaacaattattattaacatgtgaagttgttcacccacacctggtcacccactggccttggtcacccccccccccccccccacccccgcttTTTGTTTTcatgccttattttagattttattcaaaccttccatgaatatttatcaacatgcaagttgtaccattcccccacctcactccaccacccagtcatgcccaccactgatcgtgcatcctctgccccccccccccccccccaaaaaaaaatatatatatacataatatatacatatatttatttccattcctttttttttatgcccccaaagggaggcatattagttttcaactgtccgtccgttcgttcgttaggcctaaaaaaaaaattctttgtttccggtaacatgctcaaaaaaattagggtaggtaggtcggaacattttttttttttggaattttttttattaagggagacttttcagaaattatttttttgtcaaaaaatgattacagataagggggttatgcctttagagcatcagtaagttgatttctaacatcactagccatgtttaaaacataaaaagtgcagttttgcatctttttgctaaaaagttgaaaaaaatattctccaaggccataaaaacattaagggtcaggccaaaaatttagggtaggtcgggataccggaaacaaacaatttttttttttacgccttagttCATCACAACTTAACTTGAAGGCACTtgttgcatgaaggcactttactcgcgaaccactgcacccaggaccttcaaacttcacttgctgatagtacttattgagtataccacccgtactgactttggggtcaccaggtcaaaggtcaaggtcacaggggccaatgttaacttcttgcatgaaagcactttactcgcgaaccactgcacccaggaccttcaaacttcacatgctgatagtacttattgagtacaccatccctactgactttaggtcaccaggtcaaaggtcagtgtcacaggggccaacgttaactttttgcatgaaggcactttactcgcgaaccacttcacccaggaccttcaaactttacgtgctgatagtactttatgagtacaccaaccctactgtctttggggtcaccaggtcaaaggtcaaggtcacagggaccaacgttaactttttgcatgaaggcactttacatgcgaaccacttcacccaggaccttcaaacttcacatgctgatagtacttgttgAATACACCacccgtactgactttggggtcaccaggtccaaggtcaaggtgctgcgggggcatatTAGTGACAGctgcagctcttgttttttttaattttcaaaccttcaacatgttaagttgtgactgcacaaaccttgccctcagccatgttcaagatatcttacttgattgtgttctcttaaggacatctgttcttttaagttcaaatgtacatgttaaacagcattacctggtgccaaaccactcaaagacaatatttcgttccagttaaacttcaagctcacgtttcaattaactgcatttaattttaaaagctaagcttattacagtaagcatatcccattcaaaataaattctttagtcaggatcaaagtatcatacatttataatgtactctttaattaaacatttgttttctgttaaattgattttgactaatgaaattatttgcttcttattaacatccttaactttttgctggatacatttttttgccattcctcaccacaaaccctttagGCAGgtgataccaattcatcgaatttgcttgttagatTTAAATAgaatggcaactttccagcttttgattgtggaggaagacctcaggtgccatGCTGCTTCAGCACAAGCCTGTGCCTGGTTATAGCACCAGAGTTTGAGCAATCAgtgttttattgttaaatatatatcagactgttatattttattgacttttatCAGCTCACCTGGACTTTGTTCAGGGTCAGCTATTAGTATGGGTGGACAGTCCAGATCCTGTGTCAACATTTGTacttaaacatctcctctgaaactgcttgtcagaattacaccaaacttggttggTAGCATCCTTATTATGGTCttctctcaattttgttcaacaGATTCATTCAGCTTGGCCCCTTTTGTGGGCTGTCAGAGCTCAAACttgaaaacctttaaatgactaagtcttctcatgaaccacttgaaagatcttcaccaaacttgtagcatccttgtatgaacTTCTCTCAAGGTTGTTAAAATTGTTCTGCTTGCTTGGT
Proteins encoded:
- the LOC128545937 gene encoding uncharacterized protein LOC128545937; protein product: MKIEEMSVVLTGFLFVCLKDFITTSGYKQFIENSVILLAVFAAFIVQQYVSSGKPNLFRLGDAGLWACLLLPSVANGMEMEDRSLLWTLALATLVSYVYSEGLTMSRLWCILIVVVYTCLTANLMYQKPIDALIIAVCCMVYMYMLHNISSWFKRSFTFGEASVVVQLYVCQTYRGIRNIKGSDPLEKVTVVSIDF